One Hemibagrus wyckioides isolate EC202008001 linkage group LG07, SWU_Hwy_1.0, whole genome shotgun sequence DNA segment encodes these proteins:
- the LOC131356319 gene encoding uncharacterized protein LOC131356319 produces the protein MPMHYPVPTHCPMPMHSPMSMHYPVPTHCPMHYPIHTHCPMHYPVPTHCPMHYPVPTHCPMHYPIHTHCPMHYPIHTHCPMHYPVPIHCPMHYPVPTHCPMHYLVPTHCPMPMHSPMPYPVLIHCPMPMHYHIPTHCPMPMHYHIPTHCPMPMHYHIPTHCPMPMHYHIPTHCPMPMHYHIPTHCPMPMHYHIPTHCPMPMHYHIPTHCPMPMHYHIPTHCPMPMHCPMHDISSSVL, from the coding sequence ATGCCCATGCACTACCCCGTACCCACACACTGCCCCATGCCAATGCACTCCCCCATGTCCATGCACTACCCTGTACCTACACACTGCCCCATGCActaccccatacacacacactgccccatGCACTACCCCGTACCTACACACTGCCCCATGCACTACCCCGTACCTACACACTGCCCCATGCActaccccatacacacacactgccccatGCActaccccatacacacacactgccccatGCACTACCCCGTACCCATACACTGCCCCATGCACTACCCCGTACCCACACACTGCCCCATGCACTACCTCGTACCCACACACTGCCCCATGCCCATGCACTCCCCCATGCCCTACCCCGTACTCATACACTGCCCCATGCCCATGCACTACCACATACCCACACACTGCCCTATGCCCATGCACTACCACATACCCACACACTGCCCTATGCCCATGCACTACCACATACCCACACACTGCCCTATGCCCATGCACTACCACATACCCACACACTGCCCTATGCCCATGCACTACCACATACCCACACACTGCCCTATGCCCATGCACTACCACATACCCACACACTGCCCTATGCCCATGCACTACCACATACCCACACACTGCCCTATGCCCATGCACTACCACATACCCACACACTGCCCTATGCCCATGCACTGCCCCATGCATGACATTAGCTCTTCTGTGCTCTAG